The sequence CACCGTGCAGGGCGAAAGAGCCACGCCCATGGTGCGGGTATTGGCCAACGTCTTCTCGGCAATGGCGACCACTTCATCCAATGAGCCGCCCATATCTGCCTTGGCCCCAGCCGTCTTGAAGGCGAAAACCATGCCCGCGACTCCCCGGCGGCGGTCCGCCTCCTCGGGTGGCGCCGAGGCGACATCATCTTTCACCAGTACTGTGCGGACCTCAATATCCTCGAATTCGGCCAACTCGGCTGCCATGTCAAAGTTCAAGACATCGCCGCCATAGTTGCCGTAGATGTAGACAACACCTTTGCCACCGTGAATACGTTGCGTGACCCACAACATCTGCTCGGCACCGGGGGACGCGAAGACGTCCCCAACGGCACAACCATCCAGCATACCCTGGCCGACGTAGCCGAGGAATACAGGTAGATGGCCCGACCCGCCGCCGGTAGCCAGCGCTACCTTGCCCTCGACCGGTGAGTCGGCGCGCACGATGCAATGGATGTCTTCGGTATGGGCGAGTTGATCCGGATGGGCCTTGATCAAGCCTTCCAGCATCTCCGGGACAAAATCAGCCGGATCGTTTAGAATTTTCTTCATGAGTTTCCTCCTGAACAATAGCAATCAGGTCCTCGATGCTGGTCACCGACCTGCGTTCCAGAACCCAGCGAGTGCCGATACGAATAGCCAGCCGCTCGGCAACAGCCCGCTGTTCCAGATCTTCGATGGTCGTCAAGTCCCAAACGCTGACGATTCCCATCATGCGCCGCAGGAACTTGGTGCCACCGTGGCCGGCTGTCTCCTGCAGGAGTCTATGGATATAGCGGCGGCGATATTTGGCAAAAGCCTCATCACCACCAGGGAAGTCCCAGTAGGCCTCCGGAACCAACTCACCGCGGTTGTTGTTGGCCCAGGTTTCGTCGAATTTTCGGGCGAATTCTTTCCAAATATCTCTGACCATTGCCAGCAGGTAAGCCTGATAGCGCTCTCTTTCGTCTGAATCGGGCGTATGGCCATAGTGCGAGAGATAGTTGAGAATGAGGTTTTGCAGAACCGCGCCAACATCATAGGCCATGGGACCAAAGAATGCAAACTCCGGATCGATCACCCGGGTGTCCTCGGCGTTGAGCATAATGGAACCGGTGTGCAAGTCCGCGTGGATGAGCGCCTCGGCGTGAGTCATATACGCCCTCTTCATCTCGGCGATGGCCATTTTCAGTTCCGGATTCGAGCGAACGGCCTGCACCTCGTCGTCAACCAGGGAGTTCCAGTTGTTCTCCTCTGACTCCATGTAGGGGTTCGTGTAGACGAAGTCCTCCTGGAGCTTGCGAAGCTGTTCGTTGACGAATTTGGCCTCCAGAAGCTTTTTCTCCGGACCGGTGAGATAGAGGTCGGAGGTAAAAAAGAGTGAGTTGACCAGGAAGGTAGAGATGTGATCGACAAATCGCGGATAGTGCTTTCGGGCCACCAGGCCCTTGCGCATGATCTCATGTTCCTTGAGGTGCTCCATGATAACGAGGGACATCTCCTCGTCAAAATCATAGACTTCAGGGGCCAGGCCTGGGGCCAGTTCGTTATGCTTGAGCAACGCCTGGGTCTCGTAGCGCATACGTTCCCGGGTCAGTGGCCAGGAGTCTCCGGCTACGCGCAGGTAGGGCAGCGCCTGCTTGAGGATTACCGACTCCGCTGGATTGGCC comes from Chloroflexota bacterium and encodes:
- the dhaK gene encoding dihydroxyacetone kinase subunit DhaK, whose protein sequence is MKKILNDPADFVPEMLEGLIKAHPDQLAHTEDIHCIVRADSPVEGKVALATGGGSGHLPVFLGYVGQGMLDGCAVGDVFASPGAEQMLWVTQRIHGGKGVVYIYGNYGGDVLNFDMAAELAEFEDIEVRTVLVKDDVASAPPEEADRRRGVAGMVFAFKTAGAKADMGGSLDEVVAIAEKTLANTRTMGVALSPCTVPMAGTPTFTIGDGEMEIGMGIHGEPGMKREQLQTADQISERMTTAILDDLQPEEGDRLAVMVNGLGATPPEELYIMYRKVHQMLAEQGISVHRAYVGEYATSMEMAGASFTFLRLDDELAELLDYPARTPFFIQG
- the mtnK gene encoding S-methyl-5-thioribose kinase → MAYHALDETTIKDYIAQRPALAGVFSDFSQLSISEVGDGNLNLVFIVENGANPAESVILKQALPYLRVAGDSWPLTRERMRYETQALLKHNELAPGLAPEVYDFDEEMSLVIMEHLKEHEIMRKGLVARKHYPRFVDHISTFLVNSLFFTSDLYLTGPEKKLLEAKFVNEQLRKLQEDFVYTNPYMESEENNWNSLVDDEVQAVRSNPELKMAIAEMKRAYMTHAEALIHADLHTGSIMLNAEDTRVIDPEFAFFGPMAYDVGAVLQNLILNYLSHYGHTPDSDERERYQAYLLAMVRDIWKEFARKFDETWANNNRGELVPEAYWDFPGGDEAFAKYRRRYIHRLLQETAGHGGTKFLRRMMGIVSVWDLTTIEDLEQRAVAERLAIRIGTRWVLERRSVTSIEDLIAIVQEETHEENSKRSG